The proteins below are encoded in one region of Streptomyces roseirectus:
- a CDS encoding C40 family peptidase: MEELLVPLVPMSHTAHIRSHRKPRRNASSIAMRAGVASGVLGTLAVATAAGSANAADASVTQTLELPTLTADLSAQVEQAAQFTQQAAANYQLQAERDSAAAAAAKEAAKDLEAAKQAEAKKKAAEEARKAAAEAAVSRSEARASLSGSSSASDTVSTPSSGSVATVIDFLKAQVGDSYVLGGTGPNSWDCSGLVQAAFKQVNIDLPRVSEDQSTVGTDVPLSDLRVGDILYWGAKGSAYHVGVYIGGGKYLDAANPSKGVVIQDLSGYPASGAVRVL, encoded by the coding sequence ATGGAGGAGCTACTGGTACCGCTTGTACCCATGTCCCACACCGCTCACATACGTAGCCACCGGAAACCCCGCCGCAACGCGTCCTCGATCGCGATGCGGGCCGGAGTCGCCAGTGGTGTCCTCGGCACGCTGGCCGTCGCCACCGCGGCGGGTTCGGCCAACGCAGCCGACGCGTCGGTGACGCAGACGCTGGAACTGCCCACGCTCACCGCCGACCTGTCCGCCCAGGTCGAGCAGGCGGCCCAGTTCACGCAGCAGGCCGCGGCCAACTACCAGCTGCAGGCCGAGCGCGACTCCGCCGCCGCTGCCGCCGCCAAGGAGGCCGCGAAGGACCTGGAGGCCGCCAAGCAGGCCGAGGCCAAGAAGAAGGCCGCCGAGGAGGCCCGCAAGGCCGCCGCCGAGGCCGCCGTCTCCCGCTCCGAGGCCCGCGCGAGCCTCAGCGGCTCCAGCTCGGCCTCCGACACCGTCTCCACGCCGTCCAGCGGCAGCGTCGCGACCGTCATCGACTTCCTCAAGGCGCAGGTCGGCGACTCGTACGTGCTCGGCGGCACCGGCCCCAACTCCTGGGACTGCTCCGGGCTCGTCCAGGCCGCGTTCAAGCAGGTCAACATCGACCTGCCGCGCGTCTCCGAGGACCAGTCGACGGTCGGCACCGATGTCCCCCTCTCCGACCTCCGGGTCGGCGACATCCTGTACTGGGGCGCCAAGGGGTCGGCGTACCACGTCGGCGTCTACATCGGCGGGGGCAAGTACCTCGACGCGGCGAACCCCTCGAAGGGCGTTGTCATCCAGGACCTGTCGGGGTACCCGGCGAGCGGCGCGGTGCGGGTGCTCTGA